The Abditibacteriaceae bacterium sequence GCCTCCCAGCCATGCGTGAAAACAAGGCGACTTGGCGGCTCGATTTCGCTGTATTCGCCGAACATCACGTATTCCCGACCTTCGGGCGAACGCATTCCCACGCGCCATGCTCCTCCGCTTTGCAACGCGGCTTCGCTGAAAAGCACGACGAAATCTTTGGGGCACGACCAGCGCTGCAAATGCTCGCTTTCCGTCCACGCCCGCCAAACGAGTTCGCGCGGCGCATCGAAAACGCGTGTGATCACAAGTTCGTGCTCCGTCGGCTTGGCGACGGTTTCAGTTGCTGTCATCGGTTTTCTCCTTTTCGTTTTGAAGTTCCTTGAGGTAATCGTCCAAACGGTCAAAACTTTCTTCCCAGAACTGACGATATTTGCCGATCCAGTCGGAAGCGTCTTGCAGAGGCTTCGCTTCCAGCTTGCACGGACGCCACTGCGCGTCGCGGCTGCGCGAAATGAGGCCGGCGTTTTCCAAAACCTTGAGGTGCTTGGTAATTGCCGGCAAGCTCATATCAAAAGGTGCCGCCAGTTCTGTGACCGAGGCTTCGCCCGCAGACAACCGCTCCAAAATAGCGCGTCGCGTTGGGTCGGACAATGCGGCAAACGTGACACTTATCGGGTCGGAAGACATCGGGCGAAACCTCATTCTGAAATTTACCGATTGGTTAATTAACTACTTGGTTAATTATAGCACGCGAAAGATCGCCGTCAAGAGTTGAAGACAGAATTTTATGGAGTGAAGTACAGTCGAATTCGACCGTATGGAAAAAGCCCGCTGCAAACGCAGCGGGCTTTTTGTTGTGTGGCCAATTAATACGGCTTGGCGGGGTGTCCCACCGCTTCGGCCTGCTGCACCGCTTCGTTCGCATGTGCGGCACCAAGAGGTTGGCCGTTTCCGCTCTGCGACGCGTTCCAGTAGGCCTCCTTGGCGGGTTCTTCAGTGGGAACGGCGCGGCCCAGACCATCGGCGACGCGCTGACCGTAATCCGGGTCGCATTGAGAGAACAGCCAGATCATGCGGTCTTGAATAAGCGTGTGCGCATCGCGTAGCGTGTTCACGAGGTTCAGAATCAGGTCGTCGCGCTCCCAGTCGCTGAACATACGATAGCGTTCGCCAGCCTGCTGGAAGTTGTTGGTGCGGTCAATCGCCTGCCGCGAAAGACGACCTTCGTAGCGTGGCATGAACGGCTCGCCCGAAGGTTTCGCTTCTTTCAAACCGCCCAAAACCGAAGGCTCGTAATTCACGTGCGGGTTTGCGCCCGGCGCCAAATCGACGCGAACCGTCATCTGGCCGTCGCGCTGGTTGGTGGCGACGTGCTTCTTGGGCGCGTTGATCGGAACCTGCAGATAGTTCGTGCCCACGCGATAACGCTGCGTATCGGAATACGAAAGCGTGCGGCCCTGTAGCATTTTGTCTTCGGAAAATTCGAGGCCATCGACCAGAACGCCGGTTCCGAACGCGGCCTGCTCCACTTCGGCGAAGTAATTTTCTGGATTGCGATTCAAGACCATGCGGCCAACGGGCAGCCACGGGAACTGGTCTTCCGGCCAGAGTTTGGTGTCGTCGAGCGGGTCGAAATCGAGTTCGGCGTGCTCGTCGTCGCTCATAATCTGCACGAGGAATTCCCATTCGGGATAATCGCCGCGCTCGATGGCTTCGTACAAATCTTGCGTCGCGTGGTTGAAGTTTTTGCCCTGAATTTCCTGCGCTTCGGCTTGGGTCAGGTTCTTAATTCCCTGTTTCGGCTCCCAGTGATACTTCACCAGAACGCCTTCGCCCGCCGCGTTCACCCATTTGTAGGTGTTGACGCCCGAACCCTGCATCTGGCGATAGTTGGCCGGAATGCCCCACGGCGAAAACAAAAACGTCACCATGTGCATCGCTTCGGGCGTGCCGCAAATAAAATCGAAAATGCGCTCGCCGCTCTGAATGTTGGTGACCGGATCGGGCTTCTGCGAGTGAATCAGGTCGGGAAATTTGATGGCGTCACGGATAAAGAAAATCTTTAAATTGTTGCCGACTAAATCCCAGTTGCCGTCTTCGGTGTAGAACTTCACGGCGAAACCGCGCGGGTCGCGCAAAGTTTCCGGTGAATGATTGCCATGTCCGACTGTGGAAAAACGCACGAACACCGGCGTAATTTTGCCCTTTTCCTGAAACAGCTTGGCGCGCGTGTATTTGGAAACTGGCTCGTCGCCCACTGTGCCATAAGCCTCGAAAAAGCCGTGTGCTCCAGCGCCGCGCGCGTGAACCACGCGTTCAGGAATGCGTTCGCGGTCGAAGTGCGTAATTTTCTCGATGAACTGGTAGTTTTCGAGTGATGCCGGGCCGCGATTGCCGATTGTACGTGTGTTCTGGTTATCCGAAACCGGATGTCCCTGACGCGTGGTGAGAGTGCGCGCGTCTTCACCTGCCGTCATGCGCGGGTCGGTCGCGCTGCCGATGCCCTGCACCGAAGTGCCATGCGTTTCGTCTTGCGGCGCGTCTCCGTTGTGACCGTTGGCGGATGATCCGTTGGTTGTTTCGTCACTCATAAAAGGGTGCTCCTGGAAAATTTGAGCGCTGAAGCGCAGAAACCACGCCACCCCGACGCACCACTTGTCCGCTCGCGCCCTTTAATTTGAGAGTTTTTCGGAGTACGGTCGAATTCAACTGTACTCTTTTGATTACACGTTGAAACGGAAGTGCATGACATCGCCATCTTGGACGATGTATTCTTTGCCTTCGACGCGCATTTTGCCAGCGGTTTTTGCGCCTTTTTCACCGCCGAGTTCGATGTAATCATCGAATGCAATGACTTCGGCGCGAATGTAGCCGCGCTCGAAATCGGTGTGAATGACACCTGCCGCTTGCGGACCGGTCGCGCCAACTTCGACTGTCCACGCGCGCACTTCTTTCACGCCTGCCGTGAAATACGTTTGCAAACCGAGCAACTTGTAACCGGCGTGAATCACGCGGTCGAGGCCGGGTTCGGTCATGTTCATTTCCGAAAGGAACTCAACCTTTTCCTCGTCGCTCATATCGACGATTTCGGCTTCGAGCGACGCGCACACCGGCACAACTGGCGAACCTTCCTTTTCGGCCATTTCGCGCAGCTTTTGCAGATGCGGATTCGCTTCGGGGTCGCTGTCGCCGACGTTCGCCACATACATCACTGGCTTAGCCGTCAAAAGCGCGAGGGATTTAATCAGCGCATTTTCTTCCGGCGTGAGGCCAATCGCGCGAATCGGCGTTCCGTCATTCAAGGCGGCGAGACACTTTTCCAAAATCGGCAGTTGCTGTGCAGCGGCTTTGTCGCCGACTTTGGCTTGCTTCGCCACGCGTGTCACGCTTTTTTCAACACTCGCAAGGTCGGCGAGCGCCAGTTCGGTGTCGATAACGGCAACATCGGCGAGCGGATCGACTTTGCCCGCGACGTGAACAACATCGCCATCTTCGAAGCAGCGAACGACGTGAGCAATCGCGTCGGTTTCGCGGATGTTGGCGAGGAACTGATTGCCCAATCCTTCGCCTTTAGAAGCGCCCGCAACAAGTCCGGCAATATCGACGAACTCGGTGACAGCCGGAACGATCTTCTGCGGCTTCACAATTTCGGCGAGCTGCGCCATGCGCGGGTCGGGCACTTCGACGATGCCGACGTTGGGTTCAATCGTACAAAAGGGATAATTTTCGGCGGCGATTCCCGCGCGTGTCAGGGCATTAAACAAGGTGCTTTTGCCGACGTTCGGCAAACCCACGATTCCACATTTCAAACTCATATCTGTTGGTGTTCTCCGTAAAAAGCCCTTTCAGTATAGAAGTACGGTCGAAATCGACCGTACTTCTACTTTTACTAGCGTATCTGGCCAGCGAGTTTCACCATCAACGCCATCACCATCGGGCTGGCGCCTTCGAGATTCGGGAAGCCATCGGCACGCACGACAACACCTGCACCCGGCATCTGCATCACAACGCCAAAGCCGCCGTTGGGAAAACCAACAGTAAGGAATTGCGTGTCGTCGAAATCGGCGCGCACGATGCGGCGTCCGCCTTCGCGCGTGATGTAGGCGTTTTCGTAATAAGAAATCGTCGCAAGGTTTGGTTTCTTTGGCCTTTCATTCCAGTTTCGGAAGGTGTGGGGCGTTTCAAAAGCGACAATCCGTAGATGCTTGATATCGCGCAGAATCGTTTCTAAATCGGTGTCTGACAGAAGTTGCAGCGCCGCAACATCTTTGATGTCGCCCGCTGGTGCCGGTTGTTGATTCGATACGCTGCCTTGCACCCCACGCGTGTGCGGCAGAACATCCCACAGCGAACGACCATTCGCGCCCTTTAAAAACGACTTCACGACGCCAAGCAAGTCTTCGTCGCGCGCATCGATATCGAGGCGCAGACGGGCGTTTGGCGGCATCGAAACCGACAAAATCGAAGAACTTTGAAAGGCGGTCGTGGGCGGTGCCGGCGTTTGGGCCGATGCGCTGGACAAAAACGCGGTGCAAGTGAAAGCAGCGAGTGCGACGGCGGTTCGGGAATTTTTGAAAATCATAGAAATCCTTTGAAGTGCGCCCCCATTATCGCCGATAAATTGTGTTCTGTCGAAATGTTTTGGCGAATTCGACCGTAACCTTCAAGAATCGGGAAGATAATCCTTCAAAATTTCTTGCACTTCTTGCGAGGGATTTTGTAGAACGCTTTCGAGTTGTCGCAAAAGTTCAAGGGCGCGCGGTGTCCCGATTTCGCCGAGGGCCGAAATTAAAGACGATGTTTCGGGCGCGCTCAATTCGTTGACGCGTAAGACCCACGGTTCCAGAAAAGGCAGCAACTCTTCGCGTGTGGCCCACGAAAAAGCATTCAAAGCCCACGCGCGCAGATGCGGCTGATTCAGCCGTGCTCCGATTTCTTGAACCCACGGTTCCAGACGCTTTTCGCCCCATAAGCCAAGCAGCATGGCCAACCCGCTTGCGTCTTCATCGTGTGCATCCATCTGCGGTCCGTTCGCATCAAGAAATTTCAGCAGAGAATCGAGGGCTTCGGGCGGCGCGCGGTCAATCCACAACAGGGCATAATCCATGTCTTCACCCGCATCTGTCCACGGGCCCCAGAAATCGTCGGGCGAATGGCCGTCGGAATACTGAACCGACACGCCTTGCTCGGCAAAAACGCCCATGGGCGATAGCGGGCTATCGAGAACCGCCACCAGACGCGCGATTTCTTCGGTTGTCGGCACATGTCCTTCCTTGATGCCGTGACCGGGCAGCATCGAAGAAAAGCGCTCTTCGGCACGCTCAATCGGGGTTGAACTGGTACTTTCCTGCATTGTGTCCAATTGGTTTGCGGCATCCGAGCCACGCAGCAATTTCCACACGCCATAGAAAGCCATTCCGAGGAAAAACACTCCGCCGAAGATGGCAAAACCGCGGTTAAACGGTGGCGAATTACCGACGATTGGTAAACGGGCATTCTCGGCATCGAAATAAATTCCGACGCAGCCTAAATCAAAGACGACACAAAGTAACGCCGACCGAACCAATTGACCGCGAGAGCTATTCATGGCCGCAGTGTCCTTAAGTACGGTCGGATTCGACCGTACTGTAAAATGAAGGCCATGCTCGAAGATGCCAAGAATACATTAGAAGACCTGCGCGCTAACCTCGAAGGCAAAGCGCAAACTTTAAAACTCGATGAAAAGCGTGTCGTTTTGAGCGAATTGGAAGAACAAAGCAACGCGCCCGGTTTGTGGGATAACTCGTCGTCAGCTCAGGCGCTGATGCAGAAACTCGCCGCCGCGCGCGAAGCCGTTCTGCCGTTCGATAACTTGAATAAGAAAATCGCCGATGCACTCGAATTGACCGAGTTAGCGCAGATGGAAGACGACGCCGATTTAGCGAAAGAAATCGAGCGCGATTTGCTCTCGATTCAGGCCGATTACAAAACCCTCGAAACGGCGACGCTTTTTTCAGGCGAATACGATAATAATAACGCGATTTTTTCGGTGAACGCTGGAGCGGGTGGCACCGAAGCGCAAGACTGGGCGCAGATGCTGGTGCGCGCTTACATTCGCTGGGCGCAGCGCAAGAATTTCCAACTCGAAGTGCTGGAAGAAACGCTGGGCGACGAAGCGGGCCTGAAAGGTTTTCAGGCGATTGTGCGCGGCCCCAACGCTTACGGTCATGTCAAAAGCGAAGCGGGCGTACATCGCTTGGTGCGAATTTCGCCGTTCAACTCGGCGGGCAAGCGCATGACAAGTTTCGCGTCGATAGACGTGGTGCCCGAAATCTCCGACGACATCAAAATCGACATCAACCCGAAAGACTTGCGAATCGATTACTTTCTGTCGGGCGGCGCGGGCGGCCAGAACGTGCAGAAAAACGAAACTGCTGTTCGCATCACTCACTTGCCAACCGGCCTTGTCGCGCAATGTCAGAACGAGCGTTCGCAGGGCCGCAACCGCGACGTAGCGATGAAAGTGTTGGAAAGCCGCCTGTTTGAAATCGAGTGGCGCAAGCAGCAGGAAGAAATCGCGAGTGTACGCGGCGATGTGAAGAAAAACGAGTGGGGCAGCCAGATTCGCAGCTACGTTTTTCAGCCGTATCAAATGGTGAAAGATCACCGCACTGGCCACGAAACCGGCAATATCGCCGAAGTCATGGACGGCGATTTCGACGGCTTTATGTTCGCGTATCTCGAACAAAACGCAGGCAATTAGTACGGTCGAATACGACCGGACTTGGGAATGGCATGAAACACTGGAGTCTTGCGCTTTCTTTACTACTCATGCACGCACCAGTTAACGCGTGTATGAACGAATATGAAAAGTCAGCGCCCCCACCAACGCCACCGACGGTTACCTCGCGGTTGGAAAATTCCCGCGACCGCGCCACATGGCAAGCGGATCGAAAGGCTCTGGAAGAAACCATGACGCGCGGCGGCGATTTTCGAACCCAGAACGATTTAGCGGTTGCCCTTGTGCATCTAGGCGAATATAAAGCGGCGCTGGCGTACTTCAACACTATCGAAAGCAACCATCCCGGGCAGTATCGGACGGCATCAAATCTTGGCACCACCTACGAACTGTTAGGCGACAATGTCAACGCCCTGCGCTGGATTCGTGAAGGCTTGAATCGCAACCGCGATTCTCATGATAATTCGGAATGGATTCACCTCAAGATTCTGCAAGTGAAATTGTCTGGTGAAAAGCCTGCTTCCGTTCTGGGCTTGGATTTCGGCGCCGGAAGTTCGCCTGTTGCGCCAACTGCGTTACCGCCTGATGCGCGCGAGCGGCCACAAACACTGGCGCAAATCGAAAATGCGCTGATTTTTCAGCTTCACGAGCGGCTTCAATTCGTGCGTGCGCCGGATGCAACGATGGCGTCGCTACTTTTCGATTTAGGGAATTTGCTGGCGTTGCGCGGCGAAGATGCGCACGCGCACGAAATCTATAATCGCGCCTTGAAATACAGTCCGATTAACCGCGATTTGGTGCAGCGTCGCGCCGGCGCCATCGCGTCGCGTTCGCCGTTGCCTTTCTATGGCGGGCTGGTAGCGGTGGCTTTTGCCGGCATGGGAATCTGGGAATGGAGTAGCCGGCGCCGCGCCCGCATCAACGGTGTGCAAATTCTCAGCATGGGCGACGGCGAACGCCCCGATTTGACCGAGTGGTCGCCGCCCAAAGAATAAAAGGACAGTGTAAATCGACCGGAATTTCTCGGCGTCGCGTTTGCCGCATCGCACGTTGTGAAAATTCGCATTCAACCCGATTCCGTTGTTCGCTGGCTGATGCTCCGCAAAGGTTTAATCGCTGCGTTATTCATCGGCGTCCTTGTGCCGCTCTTGATATTTGGTGCGCTGGCGGAGGATATTCTCGACGACGAATCGCTGCGCTTCGACAACCCGATTCAACTCTGGGCGCGCAGCTGGCAGTCGCCTGCGCTCGACCATTGGATGCTGACATTCTCGGCGTTCGGCTCGCCACCGCTGATGATCGGGATGTGCGTATTAATGTCGTCGCTGTTGTTTTTTCTCAACAGACGCGGCGACGCACTTTTTTTCCTCCTTTCCATCGGCGGTGCGGCCTTACTGAATGTTATCGCGAAGAATTTCTTCGGTCGCGCACGCCCTGATTTGTGGGTTTCGATTGACCCGCGCGCCGATTTCTCGTTTCCTTCGGGCCACGCAATGGGAACGATGGCAATTTTCGCCGCGATTGTAATGATCGTCTGGGACCATCGTTTTCGCTGGCCTTCTGCGTTCGCGTGCGCGATGGTTGTCGTCGGCGTTGGCCTATCGCGCGTTTATCTCGGCGTGCATTATCCGTCTGATGTTTTTTGCGGCTGGCTCGCCAGTTTTGCGTGGGTGTCTGGCCTCTACCGGATTCGTCATGCGCGCAGAAGTACGGTCGAAACCGACCGCACTCTAAGCAGTTAAGACGCGCGATTTCAAATACTCTTCGCGTTCGAGGCCGTGGCGCACATACGCCGCGAGACACTCGGCAAAAATATCTTCCAGTTCGCCGATGCTTTCGACACGGCACAAACGGTCGCGCAGACGCGCTGATTCGGGAAAGCCTTTCGTGTACCACGCAGCGTGACGGCGCATTTCGTTCATTGCGGTGCGTTCGCCTTTCAGTTCAATCAAAGCGCGTGCGTGCCACATCGCGGTGTCAATCTTTTCTTCAGGCGCAATGTCTGGCGGCTCGGTTCCGTCTTTAAGATATTGCGCCACACGCGCAAATAACCACGGATTGCCCTGTGCGGCGCGCCCGATCATCACGCCATCGCAGCCGGTTTCATCGAGCATTCGTTTTGCGTCTTCGCCGCTTTCAACGTCGCCACAGCCGATAACGGGAATCTGCACCGTTTCTTTGACTTTACGAATGACGCTCCAATCGGATTTGCCGGTAAACGCCTGCTTCGCAGTGCGCGGATGAACCGAAACCGCAACGATACCGACATCTTGCGCGCGCTGCGCCATCTCGGGCGCGTTGATGTGCATTTCATCCCAGCCCGCGCGCATCTTTAAGGTAACCGGCACGCCAAAACGCGCTGCGCCTTCAACCGTTGCCGCGAAGACTTTCTGCGACGCTTCGGGCGTTTTCATCATCAGGCAGCCGCCGCCGCACTTAGCGATTTTTGGCACGCTGCAACCCATATTGATGTCAACGGCGTCGGGCTTTGTCGCCGCGATAATCGCGGCGGCTTCGCGCATCATGTCTACGTCGGCGCCGAAAATCTGCACGGCAACAGGGCGTTCTTCTTCGTGGAAATACGCCAGTTGGTGCGATTTTTCCTGCGATTTTTCTCCGCCACGCACCAGAGCCGTCGAGGAAATCAGTTCGCTCCAGCTCATGCCAGCGCCGTAGCGACGCGCGAGCAAACGAAACGGCGCCGAGGTAATTCCAGCCATCGGCGCAAGCACAACATTGGGTTCAACAGAGATTTCGGCGATTTTCACAACTTAATTTTACCGCGTTAAGCGCTACAGTCGATTTCGACCGTACTTGTTAAGGGCTATCGGTGTGTTGCTTATTCCACAGCAGGCGCAGTCCGTGTAAGGCCAAATCGGGTTCGACGTGCTGAATCGCTGGAACGTGCGGCGCAATGAGTTCGGCTAATCCGCCGGTTGCAACGACGGTGGCGGTGCTTCCGCTTTCCGCTTCGAGTTGCGGTTGGCAACGTGCGATCAGTTCTTTCACCAATCCGGCGTAGCCATAAACCAGACCGCTTTGCATCGAGTGGCGCGTGTTGCGGCCCAGAGCGTGCGGCGGCGCCTCAAGTTCGACGCGCGGCAATCGCGCGGCGGCTTGAAAAAGTGCGTTTGTAGAAATCTTGATGCCCGGCGCAATTGCTCCGCCGAGATAGCGGCCATCGACAGTGACGGCATCGACCGTTGTGGCTGTCCCAAAATCGCAGATGAGACACGCGCCGCCGAACTTCGTGCGCGCGGCTAGGGCGTTCACCAAGCGGTCGGCGCCGACATCGCGGGGTGCATCGTAAACGTTTTGCAGTCCGGTGTGGGTTTCTGCATTGACGATCAGTGCATTCACGCCGAAGAAGTCGCGCGCCAATTGCGCCGCTGCGGGCGTGAGACTGGGCACAACCGACGAAATGGCAACACCGGAAATATCGGCGAATTGGATGTCGCGCAAGGAGAACGCGCCTGCAAGCCACACGGCGAATTCATCAACAGTGCGGTCGCGCTGTGTTGAAAGTCGCCACTGTGCGGCGAGTGTTTCGCCTTGGAAGACGCCCGCCGTAATATTTGTGTTGCCAATATCAAGAACGAGAAGCATAGAGAAAGAAAAAGGACGGTCGAATTCGACCGTACTCTTTGCAGGTTATTCGGCGCTTTCGGGAACCTTTTCGGCAGCAGCTTGAAAACCGATCTTCGAATGTTGTCCATCACAAAATGGTTTCTTTGTCGAAGCACCACAGCGACAAAGGAACGCAGTTGTTTTCGTCGGAATTGCGTTGCCGTTGGCGTCGTGCAGCTCGATTTCGCCTTCCACTTTCAACGGGCCATTGTCCAGAACTGTAATTTTGGTCATAAATTCCTCCGCAGTACGGTCAATTTTGACTGTACTTTACGGCGCTGGTGGTTGCCAATTTTGCGCCTCGGCCAAAGGCGCGTCGAAGAACGACGCGTCCAAACGAATCTTCTCGATATGCGGGCGCAAGAGCTCGGCGCGTAAGACGTCGCGCTCGGCGGACGCGATGCTGCGGCCATGCAAAACCTGCAAATACGCAGGACGGATCCACACAACAAGCTCGTTCCAACGTTGGCGTGTCAAGCCTTTGAGCCAGTTCATTTCTGAAGCCAAACGCAGGAGTGAAAGGCAATCGGTGGCTTCGCGACAACCGATGCGGCGTGAGTGACGCAAGATGCCGTAAGCGCGTCCGATGCGGTCGCGGGTTTCGAGCGGGAACTTTGTTGGCAGTGCCGCACGCGCGCGTCGTTCGGCTTCGCAAACTTCGCGCGCCGCCGCTTCGACTTCCAGCAAAATGTCGGCTTCGTGCAAACCTAACGTGACCTGATTTGAAAGCTGATGCAAATGGCCCCAGATTTTCGAGCCTTCGCCAAAGCTGCCGCGCAGGGCAAAGCCTTTTTCTTCGGCATTTTTGCGCGCGCGTTCCAACTTGCCCGAAATTTCTAAAGCAGGCAGATGCAGCATCGCACTGGCGCGCAGGCCGGTTCCGGCGTTGGTCGGGCACGCCGTCAGATAGCCGAACTCATCGGAATAAGCGAAGCCTGCGTTGCGGCCATCGAACCAGTTTTCCAGCGTGTCATCGAGCTTATCGACAAGGTTAAACGCCGCATCGAGTTGCAAGCCCGGAAGCAGACTTTGCAAGCGAATATGGTCTTCTTCATTGACTAAAACCGCAACCGAACAATCGGCACCCGAAGCCACGCCGCGTCCGACTTCTTCGGCGATGTGC is a genomic window containing:
- a CDS encoding metalloregulator ArsR/SmtB family transcription factor; this encodes MSSDPISVTFAALSDPTRRAILERLSAGEASVTELAAPFDMSLPAITKHLKVLENAGLISRSRDAQWRPCKLEAKPLQDASDWIGKYRQFWEESFDRLDDYLKELQNEKEKTDDSN
- a CDS encoding catalase, which gives rise to MSDETTNGSSANGHNGDAPQDETHGTSVQGIGSATDPRMTAGEDARTLTTRQGHPVSDNQNTRTIGNRGPASLENYQFIEKITHFDRERIPERVVHARGAGAHGFFEAYGTVGDEPVSKYTRAKLFQEKGKITPVFVRFSTVGHGNHSPETLRDPRGFAVKFYTEDGNWDLVGNNLKIFFIRDAIKFPDLIHSQKPDPVTNIQSGERIFDFICGTPEAMHMVTFLFSPWGIPANYRQMQGSGVNTYKWVNAAGEGVLVKYHWEPKQGIKNLTQAEAQEIQGKNFNHATQDLYEAIERGDYPEWEFLVQIMSDDEHAELDFDPLDDTKLWPEDQFPWLPVGRMVLNRNPENYFAEVEQAAFGTGVLVDGLEFSEDKMLQGRTLSYSDTQRYRVGTNYLQVPINAPKKHVATNQRDGQMTVRVDLAPGANPHVNYEPSVLGGLKEAKPSGEPFMPRYEGRLSRQAIDRTNNFQQAGERYRMFSDWERDDLILNLVNTLRDAHTLIQDRMIWLFSQCDPDYGQRVADGLGRAVPTEEPAKEAYWNASQSGNGQPLGAAHANEAVQQAEAVGHPAKPY
- the prfB gene encoding peptide chain release factor 2; translated protein: MKAMLEDAKNTLEDLRANLEGKAQTLKLDEKRVVLSELEEQSNAPGLWDNSSSAQALMQKLAAAREAVLPFDNLNKKIADALELTELAQMEDDADLAKEIERDLLSIQADYKTLETATLFSGEYDNNNAIFSVNAGAGGTEAQDWAQMLVRAYIRWAQRKNFQLEVLEETLGDEAGLKGFQAIVRGPNAYGHVKSEAGVHRLVRISPFNSAGKRMTSFASIDVVPEISDDIKIDINPKDLRIDYFLSGGAGGQNVQKNETAVRITHLPTGLVAQCQNERSQGRNRDVAMKVLESRLFEIEWRKQQEEIASVRGDVKKNEWGSQIRSYVFQPYQMVKDHRTGHETGNIAEVMDGDFDGFMFAYLEQNAGN
- a CDS encoding tetratricopeptide repeat protein, translating into MKHWSLALSLLLMHAPVNACMNEYEKSAPPPTPPTVTSRLENSRDRATWQADRKALEETMTRGGDFRTQNDLAVALVHLGEYKAALAYFNTIESNHPGQYRTASNLGTTYELLGDNVNALRWIREGLNRNRDSHDNSEWIHLKILQVKLSGEKPASVLGLDFGAGSSPVAPTALPPDARERPQTLAQIENALIFQLHERLQFVRAPDATMASLLFDLGNLLALRGEDAHAHEIYNRALKYSPINRDLVQRRAGAIASRSPLPFYGGLVAVAFAGMGIWEWSSRRRARINGVQILSMGDGERPDLTEWSPPKE
- a CDS encoding phosphatase PAP2 family protein → MKIRIQPDSVVRWLMLRKGLIAALFIGVLVPLLIFGALAEDILDDESLRFDNPIQLWARSWQSPALDHWMLTFSAFGSPPLMIGMCVLMSSLLFFLNRRGDALFFLLSIGGAALLNVIAKNFFGRARPDLWVSIDPRADFSFPSGHAMGTMAIFAAIVMIVWDHRFRWPSAFACAMVVVGVGLSRVYLGVHYPSDVFCGWLASFAWVSGLYRIRHARRSTVETDRTLSS
- the dusB gene encoding tRNA dihydrouridine synthase DusB, whose product is MKIAEISVEPNVVLAPMAGITSAPFRLLARRYGAGMSWSELISSTALVRGGEKSQEKSHQLAYFHEEERPVAVQIFGADVDMMREAAAIIAATKPDAVDINMGCSVPKIAKCGGGCLMMKTPEASQKVFAATVEGAARFGVPVTLKMRAGWDEMHINAPEMAQRAQDVGIVAVSVHPRTAKQAFTGKSDWSVIRKVKETVQIPVIGCGDVESGEDAKRMLDETGCDGVMIGRAAQGNPWLFARVAQYLKDGTEPPDIAPEEKIDTAMWHARALIELKGERTAMNEMRRHAAWYTKGFPESARLRDRLCRVESIGELEDIFAECLAAYVRHGLEREEYLKSRVLTA
- a CDS encoding CDGSH iron-sulfur domain-containing protein, whose protein sequence is MTKITVLDNGPLKVEGEIELHDANGNAIPTKTTAFLCRCGASTKKPFCDGQHSKIGFQAAAEKVPESAE
- a CDS encoding SRPBCC domain-containing protein encodes the protein MTATETVAKPTEHELVITRVFDAPRELVWRAWTESEHLQRWSCPKDFVVLFSEAALQSGGAWRVGMRSPEGREYVMFGEYSEIEPPSRLVFTHGWEADELHDGHETLVTVRLDETDGRTTMTFTQSNLATASSRAGHAEGWTGAFDNLRSLLQQLQTAQG
- the ychF gene encoding redox-regulated ATPase YchF → MSLKCGIVGLPNVGKSTLFNALTRAGIAAENYPFCTIEPNVGIVEVPDPRMAQLAEIVKPQKIVPAVTEFVDIAGLVAGASKGEGLGNQFLANIRETDAIAHVVRCFEDGDVVHVAGKVDPLADVAVIDTELALADLASVEKSVTRVAKQAKVGDKAAAQQLPILEKCLAALNDGTPIRAIGLTPEENALIKSLALLTAKPVMYVANVGDSDPEANPHLQKLREMAEKEGSPVVPVCASLEAEIVDMSDEEKVEFLSEMNMTEPGLDRVIHAGYKLLGLQTYFTAGVKEVRAWTVEVGATGPQAAGVIHTDFERGYIRAEVIAFDDYIELGGEKGAKTAGKMRVEGKEYIVQDGDVMHFRFNV
- a CDS encoding type III pantothenate kinase, with translation MLLVLDIGNTNITAGVFQGETLAAQWRLSTQRDRTVDEFAVWLAGAFSLRDIQFADISGVAISSVVPSLTPAAAQLARDFFGVNALIVNAETHTGLQNVYDAPRDVGADRLVNALAARTKFGGACLICDFGTATTVDAVTVDGRYLGGAIAPGIKISTNALFQAAARLPRVELEAPPHALGRNTRHSMQSGLVYGYAGLVKELIARCQPQLEAESGSTATVVATGGLAELIAPHVPAIQHVEPDLALHGLRLLWNKQHTDSP